A section of the Engraulis encrasicolus isolate BLACKSEA-1 chromosome 8, IST_EnEncr_1.0, whole genome shotgun sequence genome encodes:
- the LOC134454578 gene encoding rab5 GDP/GTP exchange factor-like, which translates to MSTQMERRGIHVDQSELLCIKGCGFYGNAAWKGLCSKCWREENQRERQKQIQDDWALAARLQKEEEAAYASSAHHGPQQQQQQHGPPPHSSISSFSKFEDKKTNEKSRKVTTVKKFFSPSSRTPPKKDSMPDTPSPSSSRISMESDQATHDFINFLKTLQKPGREIFKQCRAFTESMAYKRDMPADDLSECVQDFYQSLSDKLHAHYKGATERVEVVMDEVERYMMNRLYEDVFCPETTDDEKKDLVIQKRIRALHWVTLDMLGVPVNEEIPAVSDNVVKAITAIIEVDSKRVPRDKLTCVTTCSKHIFNAIKITKKEAASADDFLPTLIYIVLKANPPRLHSNIQYITRFCNPSRLMSGEDGYYFTNLCCAVAFIEKLDGQSLNLSQEEFELYMSGQASPQKPLSPSSSNPTSRGSHPSSGTSSSAAAAQASQSLELLTGLGSRQEKVLEGARRLERDLIDWCDGVESSVQDVLTRFPLEGDGGAAGAEGATAAAPADPTAIDSDNVENDKLPPPLTPQLFAR; encoded by the exons ATGAGCACGCAGATGGAGCGGCGCGGCATCCACGTGGACCAGTCGGAGCTGCTGTGCATCAAGGGATGCGGTTTCTACGGCAACGCGGCCTGGAAGGGCCTTTGCTCCAAGTGCTGGCGGGAGGAGAACCAGCGCGAGCGGCAGAAGCAGATCCAGGACGACTGGGCCCTGGCCGCACG acttcagaaggaggaggaggcagcgtaCGCCAGTAGTGCCCACCAtggcccccagcagcagcagcagcagcatggccCCCCGCcccactcctccatctcctccttctccaagTTCGAGGACAAGAAGACCAACGAGAAGTCCCGCAAGGTCACCACCGTCAAGAAGTTCTTCAGCCCCTCGTCCAGGACACCTCCCAagaaag ACTCCATGCCAGATACTCCGTCCCCCAGCTCCAGCCGCATCTCCATGGAGAGCGACCAGGCCACGCATGACTTCATCAACTTCCTCAAGACACTGCAGAAGCCTGGCCGCGAGATCTTCAAGCAGTGCCGCGCCTTCACCGAGAGCATGGCCTACAAGAGg GACATGCCCGCGGATGATCTGTCTGAGTGTGTCCAGGACTTCTACCAGAGCCTCTCGGATAAGCTGCACGCTCACTACAAAG gggcTACGGAGCgagtggaggtggtgatggacgAGGTGGAGAGGTACATGATGAACCGGCTGTATGAGGACGTCTTCTGCCCCGAGACCACGGACGACGAGAAGAAGGACCTGGTCATCCAGAAGCGGATCAG GGCGTTACACTGGGTGACCCTTGACATGCTGGgggtgcctgtgaacgaggagATTCCCGCCGTGTCTGATAACGTGGTCAAGGCCATCACAG CCATCATCGAGGTGGACTCGAAGCGTGTGCCGCGGGACAAGCTGACGTGCGTGACCACGTGCAGCAAGCACATCTTCAACGCCATCAAGATCACTAAGAAGGAGGCGGCCTCCGCGGACGACTTCCTGCCCACCCTCATCTACATCGTGCTGAAGGCCAACCCCCCTCGCCTGCACTCCAACATCCAGTACATCACGCGCTTCTGCAACCCCAGCCGACTCATGAGCGGAGAGGACGGCTACTACTTTACCAACTTG TGCTGTGCGGTGGCCTTCATCGAGAAGCTGGACGGCCAGTCGCTCAACCTGAGCCAGGAGGAGTTCGAGCTCTACATGTCGGGCCAGGCCTCCCCCCAGAAGCCCTTGAGCCCCAGCTCCTCCAACCCCACCAGCCGTGGTTCCCACCCCAGCTCCGGCACCTCATCCTCAGCCGCCGCGGCACAGGCCAGTCAGAGCCTGGAGCTTCTGACGGGGCTGGGCTCGCGGCAGGAAAAGGTGCTGGAGGGTGCACGGAGGCTAGAGCGCGACCTGATCGATTGGTGCGACGGCGTGGAGAGCAGCGTGCAGGACGTGCTGACCAGGTTCCCCCTTGAGGGCGACGGAGGCGCCGCAGGGGCTGAGGGAGCCACGGCAGCCGCGCCGGCCGACCCCACGGCCATCGACTCGGATAACGTTGAAAACGACAAACTGCCGCCGCCTCTCACGCCACAACTGTTTGCTAGATAG